The following are from one region of the Platichthys flesus chromosome 2, fPlaFle2.1, whole genome shotgun sequence genome:
- the LOC133962885 gene encoding eukaryotic translation initiation factor 4 gamma 3-like, producing the protein MKPRASMPFPSPQAAKQLSSSQTPKPRPQPQQQSQKPQPQKPLIKGASRTKPGPDLADPSGKRTYDRAFLLSLQLMPACIQKPEGLPPISDVVLEKMSAFKFPSRDVDSPKISRGPDFTTAFADFGRQMVVGQGAQPVTLGVRRPPPRKIIMSLSLHDDVQLRKSENAWKPGMKRESLPAEPESNKTQDLFKKVRSILNKLTPEKFNQLMKQVTDLTIDTEERLKGVIDLVFEKAIDEPSFSVAYGSMCRCLATLKVPSTDKPNTTLNFQTLLLRRCQKEFEKGKEDDVVFERKQKELDSAASTERDRLQVELQEAKDIARRRSIGNIKFIGELFKLKMLNENIMHDCVVKLLVNNDEDSLECLCRLFTTIGKDFDLAKAKPRMDHYFNYMEKIVREGKTSSRTRFMLQDIIDLRLHNWVSRRADQGPKTIDQIHKEAKIEEQEEQRKVQQALLSKDNKRRPDPREQREQRDQRVQREETWNTVPMTKNSRTIDPNKIPKISKPQMDETTQLGPRAQVTWVKGSGGGAKANDSELSRTAGLNRFSALQLDPSPQPSTTPPQNPDFNAGTTRGSRSHTEKERSNKPLTSAPNVTKVESEPERSRVREPVKPEPVQTMEKPARSEEEIERKSKSIIDEFLHIKDFKEAVQCVVELDLGSHSHIFIRVGVESTLERSQITRDHLGQLLFQLAQKGILPKPQFYKGFADTLEQADDMAIDVPHIWLYLAELLSPVLKEGGFSMRELFSELSKPLLPVGRAGILISEILLILCKQMGHRTVASLWEESGLNWTDLLPEEEDVQAFISQQKLHFLQPQSPSVSEDGSEPESSSVREPDDGPNLQTSPPEAAISNERPSAKEPATSHSPGTLAAMSGAASTALNSLTKSETELETAAIEPSLMPPAALQPQLSSPAYREAAPETLPADTTPQQSPDPGTTLGSRTGRKRRRHRKRGAKPQSSASSPDLITRASSSKELLESPTQEEPPRDSEPEGAEPQRPNVSEEESETLPSDTTPQQIPDFNVKCVKKLHFLQPQSPSVSEDGSEPESSSVREPDDGPNLQTNPPEAAISNEHPSAKEPATSHSPGTLAAMSGAASTALNSLTMSETELETAAIEPSLMPPAALQPQASSPAYREAASETLPADTTPQQSPDPGTTLGSRTGRKRRRHRKRSAKPQSSASSPDLITRASSSKELLESPTPEEPPRDSEPEGAEPQRPNVSEEESETLPSDTTPQQIPDFNVKCVKENMDGSHLSSSPYLRALMTAVCEAAVKNNTKCRVHTALIQKRIPVLIKYRNSESERQLQALRALQSLIVALDHPTNLLQIFFECTYDEDAFCKSGTRKDPANQLGKGVALKSVTDFFTWLREAEEAEDY; encoded by the exons ATGAAGCCCAGGGCATCCATGCCTTTCCCATCCCCGCAGGCTGCAAAG CAACTGAGCAGCAGCCAGACTCCAAAGCCGCGGCCTCAGCCACAGCAACAGTCCCAAAAGCCTCAACCGCAGAAGCCTTTGATAAAAGGGGCCTCCCGCACCAAACCAGGGCCAG ACCTGGCCGATCCCAGTGGGAAGCGTACGTATGACAGGGCCTTCCTGTTGAGCTTGCAGTTGATGCCTGCCTGCATACAGAAGCCTGAGGGACTCCCACCAATCAGTGACGTGGTGCTAGAAAAG atgAGTGCATTCAAGTTTCCATCTCGAGACGTGGATTCTCCAAAGATTTCCAGAGGACCTGATTTCACAACTGCCTTTGCAGATTTTGGCAGACAAATGGTGGTAGGACAAGGCGCTCAA CCTGTAACCCTTGGGGTCCGGCGACCACCACCCAGGAAGATCATCATGAGCCTGTCTTTGCACGACGATGTTCAGCTGAGGAAATCAGAGAATGCATGGAAACCAGGCATGAAGAGGGAAAGCCTCCCAGCGGAACCAGAGTCCAACAAAACACAG GACCTGTTCAAGAAGGTCCGTAGTATCCTGAACAAGCTGACGCCTGAGAAGTTCAACCAGCTCATGAAGCAGGTGACGGACCTGACCATCGACACTGAGGAGCGGCTCAAAGGAGTCATTGACCTGGTGTTTGAGAAGGCCATCGACGAGCCTAGCTTCTCGGTGGCCTACGGGAGCATGTGCCGCTGCCTCGCCACG ctcaaagtgcccAGCACTGACAAACCCAACACCACACTGAACTTTCAAACGCTGCTGCTAAGACGCTGTCAGAAGGAGTTtgagaaaggaaaggaggatgatgtggtgtttgagaggaagcagaaggagctggacTCTGCTGCATCG ACGGAGCGTGACCGACTTCAggtagagctgcaggaggccaaGGACATTGCCCGGCGGCGTTCCATCGGCAATATCAAGTTCATCGGCGAGCTCTTTAAGCTCAAAATGCTAAATGAGAACATCATGCATGACTGTGTGGTCAAGCTTCTGGTGAACAACGACGAAGACTCTTTGGAGTGTCTTTGCAGGCTGTTCACCACCATCGGCAAGGACTTCGACTTAGCAAAGGCTAAG cctCGGATGGATCATTATTTTAACTACATGGAAAAAATCGTCAGAGAGGGGAAGACGTCTTCACGGACACGGTTCATGCTTCAGGATAttatagacctgagattg cacaacTGGGTGTCAAGAAGAGCCGACCAGGGTCCAAAGACAATTGATCAGatccacaaggaggcaaagattgaagagcaggaggagcaaaGAAAAGTGCAGCAGGCACTGCTCTCCAAGGACAACAAGAGACGGCCAG atccaagggagcagagagagcagagggatcAGCGtgtacagagagaggagacctGGAACACTGTGCCCATGACGAAGAACAGCAGGACCATCGACCCAAACAAGATCCCAAAGATCTCCAAG cctCAGATGGACGAGACGACCCAGCTGGGCCCCCGGGCTCAAGTCACATGGGTGAagggcagcggtggaggagccaaggccaatgactcag AACTTTCACGCACAGCCGGCCTCAACCGCTTCTCGGCGCTGCAGCTCGACCCCTCACCTCAaccctccaccactcctccacagAACCCAGACTTCAACGCCGGGACAACTCGgggaag TCGTAGCCATACAGAAAAAGAGCGCAGCAACAAGCCACTGACCTCTGCGCCGAATGTCACCAAGGTCGAATCTGAGCCAGAGCGTAGCAGAGTCCGAGAACCTG TGAAACCTGAGCCTGTCCAGACGATGGAGAAACCTGCTcggtctgaggaggagatcgagAGGAAGTCCAAGTCCATCATCGACGAGTTCCTGCACATTAAAGATTTCAAG gagGCTGTCCAGTGTGTGGTGGAACTTGATCTGGGCTCTCATTCACACATCTTCATACGTGTGGGGGTGGAGTCGACGCTGGAGCGCAGTCAGATCACACGGGACCACTTGGGCCAGCTCCTCTTCCAGCTGGCGCAGAAGGGAATCCTGCCCAAACCCCAGTTCTACAAAGG GTTTGCAGACACGCTGGAGCAAGCGGACGACATGGCCATCGACGTTCCCCACATCTGGCTGTACCTGGCCGAGCTGCTCAGCCCTGTGCTGAAGGAGGGGGGCTTCTCTATGAGAGAGCTCTTTAG TGAATTAAGCAAACCTTTGCTTCCTGTGGGAAGAGCTGGGATCTTGATCTCTGAAATCCTGCTCATACTATGCAAACAAATG GGCCATCGTACTGTGGCTTCTCTGTGGGAAGAATCAGGCCTCAACTGGACTGACCTTCTGCCGGAGGAAGAGGATGTCCAGGCTTTCATCTCACAACAG AAACTCCACTTTCTTCAGCCACAGAGTCCGAGTGTCTCCGAGGACGGATCTGAGCCGGAGAGCAGCAGTGTCCGAGAGCCTG ATGATGGGCCAAACCTGCAGACCAGCCCACCTGAAGCCGCCATATCAAATGAACGTCCTTCAGCCAAGGAACCAGCCACTTCTCACTCCCCTGGAACTCTGGCTGCCATGTCTGGAGCAGCCTCCACTGCTTTGAACAGCCTTACAAAGTCAGagactgagctggagacagcCGCCATTGAGCCTTCTCTCATGCCCCCTGCTGCACTCCAGCCCCAACTCTCTAGTCCTGCTTACAGAGAGGCCGCCCCTGAAACTTTGCCTGCTGACACCACTCCTCAACAGAGCCCCGACCCCGGGACAACTCTgggaag CCGTACAGGCAGGAAGCGCAGGAGGCACAGAAAGCGCGGCGCAAAGCCGCAGAGCTCTGCATCGTCTCCAGATCTGATCACCAGGGCAAGCAGCTcaaaggagctgctggagagtccaacCCAGGAGGAGCCGCCAAGAGACAGCGAGCCAGAGGGAGCCGAACCCCAGAGACCGAATGTCTCCGAGGAGGAATCTGAAACCTTGCCTTCTGACACCACTCCTCAACAGATCCCCGACTTCAACGTTAAATGTGTGAAG AAACTCCACTTTCTTCAGCCACAGAGTCCGAGTGTCTCCGAGGACGGATCTGAGCCGGAGAGCAGCAGTGTCCGAGAGCCTG ATGATGGGCCAAACCTGCAGACCAACCCACCTGAAGCCGCCATATCAAATGAACATCCTTCAGCCAAGGAACCAGCCACTTCTCACTCCCCTGGAACTCTGGCTGCCATGTCTGGAGCAGCCTCCACTGCTTTGAACAGCCTTACAATGTCAGagactgagctggagacagcCGCCATTGAGCCTTCTCTCATGCCCCCTGCTGCACTCCAGCCTCAAGCCTCTAGTCCTGCTTACAGAGAGGCCGCCTCTGAAACTTTGCCTGCTGACACCACTCCTCAACAGAGCCCCGACCCCGGGACAACTCTgggaag CCGTACAGGCAGGAAGCGCAGGAGGCACAGAAAGCGCAGCGCAAAGCCGCAGAGCTCTGCATCGTCTCCAGATCTGATCACCAGGGCAAGCAGCTcaaaggagctgctggagagtccaacCCCGGAGGAGCCGCCAAGAGACAGCGAGCCAGAGGGAGCCGAACCCCAGAGACCGAATGTCTCCGAGGAGGAATCTGAAACCTTGCCTTCTGACACCACTCCTCAACAGATCCCCGACTTCAACGTTAAATGTGTGAAG GAGAACATGGATGGATCACACCTGAGCTCGTCTCCCTACCTGAGGGCATTGATGACGGCTGTGTGTGAGGCAGCAGTGAAAA ATAACACCAAGTGTCGAGTGCACACGGCCCTCATTCAAAAGAGAATTCCTGTCTTAATCAAGTACAGGAACTCAGAGAGTGAGCGACAGCTGCAAGCACTCCGTGCACTTCAGTCGCTGATCGTCGCCCTCGATCATCCTACAA ACCTCCTCCAGATTTTCTTCGAGTGTACATACGATGAGGACGCGTTCTGCAAGTCGGGGACGAGAAAAGACCCGGCCAATCAGCTGGGTAAGGGCGTGGCCCTTAAGTCCGTCACGGACTTCTTCACCTGGCTGcgggaggcggaggaggcggAAGATTATTGA